The region TCAGCGGATGTTGCAAATAAATGATTAGAAGATTAAGCAACAGGAATGGTAACTCTATCATTGCTCCTTTAAAATCTCTTTCTGAAATCTGAAAACAGATAATAAGCAATATCCCTGCAGCCATTAGAAAATTTCCCCATACAAAAGTCTTTGGAAAAAGAATTAATACCGCAGAAAGCATGGTAACCAATCCATTTACCATTACCCCGGATTTTCCAATATGCCATTTTCCAAATAATTCCAGCATTTCAGGTTTTCCTGCAAACATAGCAGAACCTTGTTTAAAGCCCATAAATACCGCAAATAAAATCAGAATAGCATTTATAATTTTGAGTACCATAATTGTCAGGAATTAAAAAAACAGAAAACTCTTGATTAAAAAATTGAAGAGTTTTCTGTTCTTGGTTTAGTTATCTTGTGGTATATCCACCATTAGCAAAAATCGTTTGTCCCGTAATCCACCAGCCATCACTTACCAGAAATTCTACCAGCGGTGCAATGTCTTTAATATCCGTTAAACCTCCTAAGGCTGAAGCCGATTTATGATAAGCTACAGCATCAGAGCTTTCCTGTCCGTAGAAAAAAGGAGTATCCATAGGTCCCGGTGCTACAGCTGTTACAGAAATACCTCTGTCACCAAATTCTTTAGAAGCTGCTCTCGTAAAATGTTCTACCGGTGCTTTCATTCCTTCATAAGTAGAATACAAACCTGTATAAGCAGCCAGAAGGGAAGTCACAATGGTGCAGATCTTCCCGTTATTATTCAGCTTTTTACCAGATTCCTGAATAAAGAAATAAGCTACTTTGGAATTAATATCAGACATCTGATCGTATTCTGCTTCTGTTGTCTCAGTAAATGGTTTTTTCAATACCATACCTACCGTATTAATTGCAATATCTACTCCACCAAATCTGGAAATGGTCTCATCAAACAGCTTAGTAATATTCTCTACTTTTGTAAGATCTCCCTGAAACAAAAATGCCTCAGCTCCTGCTGCCTGAACATCTGCAAGCGTTTTTTCGGCATCGGCTTTTGTAGCATCACTATTGTAATGAATAGCCAGTTTTGCACCTTTGGCAGCGAAATCACGGCTTAACAAGCCACCAAGATTTTTTGCTCCACCCGCTATTAAAACTACTTTGTTTTTTAAATCATTTTTTGACATCATATCTATATTTAAAATTAGCATTACAAAGGTGCATACTGCTCACTAATAATTTATGGTGAACTTTTCGGAACTTATCAAAGTTAAAAACAATTTGAGCCAAATAAATTCACCTAAAACAATTAATTACTACTTTACAACACATGTAGGATGCATGTAGGATATAAAAAGGGAAGCTATCATATCGACGCTTCCCTCTTTCTGTAATTATTAGTCCTTGTATAAAATTACCAGCCCGGATTTTGTTTGAAATTCTTATTCAGCAACAACTGATCTTTAGGCAATGGATACAGATACATTTTGTTATCCCATGCTCTTGCTGTAATATTAGGATAGACACGAACATACCCTTGTGCATCACGCAATACATTATCTACCTGAGACTTCCCATTGGCATCTTTCGGGTAAGTTGCTTTATAAGCATCTGTAAGCTTCATTCCCATTATTGTTTTAGGATTGTTAATCAGCTCTCCCGCTCTCCATCTTAACAAATCTTTGAAACGATAACCATCTCCTGCCAGCTCAACACGACGTTCCCGCCTGATCTCCTGAAGCGGAAGACTAATTCCCGGAAAGGGTGTATTGGGATCGGCAGTAAGGCTAGCCAATGACATATCCGGCATCCCTACTCGTTTTCTTAATTTATTAACAGACATGTCCAGTATATCCTGAGTAAGCTGCCCCAATTCTGCTTTGGCTTCTGCATAATTTAGCAATACCTCTGCATAGCGGAAAATAAAACGGTCAATATTATCCTGATTGGCATTTTGCAATTTCACATCCGAAGATCTTCCTTTAATGACCTGATAGCCTGTAGAAGTAGCACTGGTTCCTATATTAGGTCTTTCTAATTTGGCAGTTGAACCATTTTCATTGATCGTAATAATAAAACCTGGCGTAGCAATTGTTTGCGGATATCGGGGATCTCTGTTTTTTACTTCATTTTCTGGTGTATCATCACCAGCATACAATGGTGAAACCGAAATTGGTTTTCCATCTTTACACAGATAACTTTCAATTAAAGACTTGCTGTATCCGTTTCCATTGCCTGCTCCCCGGCTATAATTGGTTGTGCTGATATTGGTAATGTATATTCGGGACAAAATACTTTCTTTATTTTTAGACAAATCATCCTGAATAAACAAACTATTATAATCAGCATCTGGCTTACCCGTAGAATAAATATCATATTTTCCTGAATTTATTACCTGAAGCGATGCATCTGCTGCAGCCTGCAGAAAAACCTCAGCATCTCCCAAACTATGATACTTCCTAAACGTTCCTTCCCATAAGGCAATTCTTGATTTCAAGGCTAAAGCAGCATACTTATGCACTCTGTTTTCAGCTGTTGGTTCTGCCAGATTTGCCACAGCAAAATCAAGATCTTTTAAGACAAAATCCATTACTTTTTTATGTGAATCCCTTGGATTATATAATTCAGGAGAAGTCTCATTCAAGTCAGTTTCATAAATCGGAACATCACCAAACCGGACTACTTTATCCCAATAAAACATCGCTCTGAAAAAACGAACCTCGGCATTGTATTTATTTTTTATATCTTGACCTAATTGTGGATCTGCATTCTTTCTTAAAAAATAATTACAAGCTCTTATACCAGACCAATCGCCTGCGGACCATCCACCTCCCGATCCGGGGATCTGATCCGTTCCTGCCAGAAAACTATTAATACTATTAGGAACCTGATTATCGGATTGAGAATCCTGATCAGAAAACTCTACAGGCAAACTTGTATAAAACTGATTGACATAGAGCTTTAAATCATTTTCAGTTTTAAAAAGTACATCTTCAGTCAATTTATCCTGTGGAGCCCTGTCCAGAAGTTCGTCCCTCTTACAAGAAGACACATTAATTAGAGCCGCAATAGCAGCCATATAAATCAATTGTTTTTTATATAGTTTCATGATATTAAATTTTAAAAACGAAGCTGAGCTCCAAATGAAATAGATTTACTAATAGGATAAGTGGCTCCCGAAAGGAGATATTCCGGATCAAAATTTTTGAACATACTGGTAAATGTAAACAGGTTTTGTCCGGTAATATAAAGCCTTAAATGTTTAAGCTTTATGCTCTCCAAAACTTCCTGGGGAAGGGTATAGCCAATGGTAATTTGTTTTGCTCTCAGATAAGCCGCACTCTGAAGATATTTGGTTTGTGTCTGGAAATTACCACCGCCACCAAATCTAAGCCTTGGAAAATATGCATTCGTATTATCTGGTGTCCAAAATTGTCCAACATGTGCTTGTGTTGGTACATCCCATTCACTGGTGTATCCCCAGAAAGCATTTCCGCCCGGCATCCAGTCTGCTTTTCCTACCCCTTGCAAGAAGATAGTCATATCGAAGTTCTTATATTGAAAGTCCAGATTAATGCTGTACTGATATCTTGGTGTAGTATTACCTATTATCCTGCGGTCACCCGAATTGTAAATTGTATTATCACCCTGATCTATTTTACCATCCCCATTCAGATCTTTATACTTAATATCCCCGGCCAGCCATTGACCACCGAAAAGAAATTTTTGGTTCCAGCCCTGGGCCTCTGCATCTGTTTTAAAATAGCCATCCGTCTCGTATCCCCAAATCTCACCTAATTTTTGCCCTACATAATAAGTTCCTATATTTCCATTAGGGTTTTGACCGAATTTGGTAATACGTGCCTGATAATCGGACAAGCCTAATGTCACAGAATATCGGAAATCTTCACCTATCCGGTCTTTCCAAACAAGACTGGCTTCGAATCCTCTGTTCCGGAGGTCTACTGAATTCTGAAGAGGCACTCCGGTTCCCAATACCGCGGGTACGGCAGCTCCTGCATACAACATATCCTTGGTATCACGGATATAGTAGTCAAAACTTCCTGTTAATTTATTGTTCAACAAAGCAAAATCAACACCTATGTTTTGGGAAGTCACCTTTTCCCAGGTAAAGTTAGAGCTTACCAATCCGGGAGCATTAATATATGGTTTCTGTTCAGTTCCGAAGATGTAACTACCTAAATTAACGCCCATAGTAGCCAGATACGGGTAATTATTATCACCTCTGTTTCTTCCTAATTTCTGGCTGGCAGAGGTTCCGTATGAAGCTCTTACTTTTAATTCATTTATTACTTTTTTCAAAGGATTGAAGAAGGCTTCTTTAGAAATTCGCCACCCAACGGATGCAGAAGGCTGGAAAGAATAACGATGACCTCTCGCAAATCTTGAAGTTCCATCATAACGCCCGTTTACTTCAAACAAATATTTCTCATCGTATACATAATTGATTCTGGAAAAAGAACCTGCAACAGCCCAGTCATTAATTCCTCCTCCAACAATAGGATTTGGATCATAATTCAGATTAATTGATGGTAAATCCTGATTAACAAGATTTTTAACACTCACATTAAAACCCTTAAACTGCTTCAGCTCCTGATTATATCCCACCATAGCTTTTACATAATGCTTCCCTCCAAATGTATTTTCATACTGTGCATAGGCATTAATGGCCTGATATCGGTCATTAAAATTTTCTTCGGTAACCCTAGCCGGAGTTGTCCATGGATAAACACCCAACAGAACTCCGTTAGCTCCGTATTCATTAAAAGCCTTGGTATTGGTAGTACGGTTATAGGTATAGTTGTTCCAGGTGTAATCTGCAATAATATTCACATGCTTCATAGGCTTCAGGTTAATTCCGCCGGTAAGCCAGATATCATTGTCTTTCGTAATATTACGTCCATTATATTCCAGAATAGCAAGTGGATTGGTAAATCCTCCTTGCCCGGAATAATGTCCGTCCGGATGTTTAATCGGCATAAGCGGCCTCAAATCGTTTTTAATAAGTTCCGCACTCCCATAACTTACACTTGCAGGATCATTATTATCCGTTCTGTTAAAAGTAATTCTGGTATTAACATCCAACCATGGAGCCAGTTCAGAATCTAATTTAAATGAAACATTGTACTTCTGAAATTTTTGTTTTGAAGCTTCTAAGGTTCCGGCCTGATCCAAATATCCTAATGATGCATAATAGGTCGTTTTATCACTACCACCACTCAATGACAGATTATGTGACATCTGTGGTGTCCAACTAGGATACAAAGCTTTTACCCAATCTGTATTTCCTGTATACCTGTAAAGTCTTGGGTTTCCCGGATCTACATAAACTGCATTCTCGGGAGAAGGGTGCTGCAAGTAATATTCTGCTCTTCGCAAATCTTCAGCTGTGAAAGGTGAAGATGCTGCTCCTGCTCCGGTCGCTGCTCCTGTAGCACTGGCCTCCATATGACTTTTTATATAGTCAACAGAATTCATGGTGCCGAAAATTTTTGTAGGCCGGCTCAAAGTATAGTCATAATTATAACTTACAGCCATACGCGCATTCTTTTTACCCGTTTTAGTGGTAATCAACACCACTCCATAAGCTCCCCGTACACCATAAATAGCAGTAGAAGCAGCATCCTTAAGTACAGTTACAGTTGCTACATCTGCCGGATTAATCAGGTTAGGATCCATCTGTACATTATCTACCAGAATTAACGGATCTCCGCCATTAATAGAAGTTGTTCCCCTGATATTAAAAGTCGATCCTTGCCCGGGCTTTCCTCCTGCCATAGTAATATTAAGGTTAGGAATTAAGCCCTGAAGCCCCTGTCCTATGTTAGTAATAGGGCGGCTTTCCAATTGTTTTGCAGAAACAGAAGCTACAGCTCCGGTAAGATTAACCTTCTTCTGCTTACCATAACCTACAATAACGACTTCGTCAATGTCTTTCGTTTTGTTGGTTGAATCTTTCTTTTTCTGAATTTCTTTTTTAGATGGGGTTTGCTGTGCGCTAAGCATCTGTACTCCCCCAAAGGAGCACAGGAAAAACGCTATAGCAACCCCCGGGCTGTAAGAAGCCCGACAGGTTAGTGTTTTCATATTTTTGTTATTTGAGTTTGGTATTTAGTTTTTAAGACAAGCGTATCTGTGCTTCATGATTATTATTGATCAGAGCACTAATATCCTCCTTAAATTTTTTTTTTATTAATTTCTGAAATGACTCAGTATGGGTACAATATCAAATCTGAATATCATAAATAAACATTCATAAGTCCTTTAGTATCCATTTACTAACGAATCTGTTTAGTGTACTTTATACAGAAGAAGATATTGTTCTGTACAATCAAGTTTTGAGATTAAAAAAAATCGAGTTCAGCAATTGTCAGCGCCTGTGAATTTCCCGTAATTTCCTGAGCTGTCACCCTTACATAACGGGCTTTAACGGCCTGTTTAAAATAAAGGCTTCTCTTGGAAGGATCATTCACAAGATTGCCGAATTCAAAAGCAGATATAGCTTCCCATTTTTTACCGTCTGCACTTATTTCCACAATACCTTTAGCCATCATCCCACCACCAAATGCAGTTTGTGGAGTGTACGCCATACCGGTTAAGGTATACAGAGCACCAAGATCCAGGCTCAGATTTTGAGGAACATTCTGATTTTCTGATTGCCAAAAGGTTTTAGGATTCGCATCAAAAGCTGCCTCAGCAGAATGATTTTTAGTTCCTTCCTTAGATTCGGCAAGTTTCCATTTATTTTTAGCGATGCCAACTACTTCAGTTTGTACGGCTCCACGATCTCCTTTCAGAATAGCGACAGCCTTTATTGTCCCTTGCTCTTTTTCAAACGGACCATTGTATTTTAATGAATTGATACCCGGCTCGGAACCATCAGTGGTATAGTAGATATTAAAATCTTTATCCTTGTCTTTTACATCTTTTTTATCCTGATTCTTCCAGTCAAAAGGCTGCTTCTTTTCATCAATCGATACCTTTCCTGTTTTGTCTTGTAGAATAGTCAATTGTGGAGGTCTCATCTTGTAATAATATGCAGCTATACGACTGATTGCTACACTGCCACGATCCTGCAATACACGCAATCTTATCTTACGGGTTGTTACTTCGGAAAAACGAAGAATACGTTTGTAACCGATATTGGTTGCTGTAGCTATTTCTTTCCATTCCCCATCTATCCATGCATCCACAGCATGGCTTTCCACACGCTCACCATGTGTAGATACTGCTTCCTGCAACATTATTCGGTTAAATATTACGGGAGTTGGCGTTTCTATGATAAGCTGATTATTATTGAGTAAAGAATATGTAACATCGTTATGATCCAGTACTTGCTTAGGTCCTTTAGCTCCTTGCAAAAGATCTTTACTATAAGTTTCTTTAATACGTTTTCCAGTTTCACTCAGCACTTTTACATCCTGATCCGAAAACTTTCCGTCTCTGTTTGGAGGAACATTAAGTATAAATGTTGAATTTCCGCCTACAGAGCGTTCATAAATATCGAATACATCATCTGCGCTTCTTACCTTCTGATAAACATCATCCCGATAGAACCAGCCTTCTCTGATAGAAGTATCTACTTCTGCCTGTTGATAATGCAGGAAATGCCCATTATATAGTCTATCACGTCTTCCTATATTATCTTCCTCCCAGTCCGTTAACCCTGTTATTTCTGTTAAATCTTTATTGTTAAACGGTAATACATTCCATTCTGTTTTTCGGGTAACTCCTGCTTCATTACCACACCAACGTACATCGCCCTGACCAAATATTACAGCCCTAGGAGCCAATGTATGAATCAGTTTTTTCCAGGCTTCGTAGTTGTATTTCTGCCCTCCTTTCGTTTTCGGATGGGCACCATCAAACCATACTTCATGTATTGGTCCGTATTCGGTAAGAATTTCGAAGAGCTGATTCAAAAAATATTCATTATAATCATCAACTTCAAATTCAAATTTAGTTTTGTTGGAGAATGGTCTTCCCGGAACTTCACGGGGAATAGTTCTTTTGGTGTACTGACTTAGATTACCATAAAGCCCTTTTGGATTTTCGATCTGATACAGATCAGCAGGTGATAGGTATAGTCCAAGTTTCAAACCGTATTTCTGACAGGATTTGGAAAGATCCCGTAGTATATCTCCCTTTCCGTTTCTAAAATTAGTAGACATAATTCCGTGATCAGTATAGCGACTCTGCCACAATACGAATCCATCATGGTGCTTTACTGTCAGGATAACCATTTTCATTCCGGCACCTTTCAAAGATTTGCACCACTGATCGGTATCCAGTTCTTTCAGGTCAAATATTTTAGGATCTTCCATTCCGCTCCCCCACTCCATACGTGTAAAGGTATTGGGACCGAAATGGATAAAAGCAATGAATTCATTGCGCAGGGCATCTAGTTGTTTTTTTGTAGGAATTACATGAGCAGCTTTTTCTATAATAAGCTCTTTGCTGTCTGTAGGAGCTATTGCAATGGTATTAGCAGGTATAATCTTTGCATTTTGCGCAGATATACAGACTAAACCTTCAAGCAAAGCCAGAGAGGTGATACAGGTTTTAAGTTTCATGGTTGGTTTTAGTTTCGATGGTTATTTAAGTCTTTATCTCATATTATTATTTTTTTATTGTTTTACCACTTTTATTGATTCTCTCTTATTCAAATTTAGAAAATAATATAGAATACGCAAAAAAAATATTTAATTATTTCTCCGTATACACTAAATACAGGAACTGTATAGTATCTGAACACCAAGTATATTACGCAAAGTTTATATTAAAAATCAAAATAATATGGCTAATATAGATGCGGATTAATAATTTTAAATACAGACGCAACCTTTAAGGAAAATAAGCATCTTATTGAAAGAACATCAAATTACCCATGCTAAATTTTCTGAAATCAGTAATCGTTATAGTATACTTCTGTATATGTTTTATAAGTTGCTCAGATATTGACAAACGGGATAATATTACCTATGGTTACCTTACAGCTACTCAAGTAGAAGCTATAGAAATAAGACCCGTAGGAGAAATTAATAAGCTGCAGGTGACTTATAATACAAACAATACCTGTCAGTCTTTCGCCCAGTTCCGAATACTGAAGAATACAAATAATATAACGAATGTAGGGGTCATTGGTTCTCAGGTTTATGGGAAGCAATGTACTGATAAAAAAGAAGAGAAAAAGCAGGAATTTACTTTTCGCCCAACTAAAGCTGGAGAATATACATGGAAATTCTGGGCAGGAAGAGATAGTGACCAAAGCAGTAAATATGTAGAAGTTACAGTTACGGTTCCTGAAAAAAGTAAATAGTCTGACAACTTTATGTTTAACAAACTTAAAAATCAGAATTATGACAGAAAAACAAAATATTTTCAAATTAATTATACTTATGGTAGTATACAATATTTTCAAAACATGCGATCGTTTTTTGGATTTTCTGTTTATGAGAAATACACAAGAATATCAGGAATAAAATATCCATAGAATTATATCAAAGGCTACTGCTAAATTTTACACTTAATCTTTCATCTATTTTTTGATAAGCAGTAGCTTTTTTCTTAAAAAGGGATCAGTTACAAATCCTTGGAAAATACAGAGAAAACATGACTATTGGAAGATAGTATTCCTCTGGAATACTATCTTTCTGAGATATCTTTTTTATAAAGGTTTGTAAAAAAGAATTAAATACTTAACTTAGTCGTTTTATTATTATTTATTTTCATAAAATAACATTTTTTCAATAAACATATTATAATGAAATTATTAAAACTGATACTATCTTTAAGTATTATTGGTCTTTTATTCATAAACTGTTCAAGTGATAACAACAGGGAGGACGAAGCTATTAATAACAATTTCCCTATAACAAATATTGATGTAGGAGAAATAAACCCTAACGGAAGTCCTACCAAACTACAGGTAACTTATTATAAAGCTAATACATGTATGTCTTTTGATAAATTCAATATATCCAAGCGTGAAAACAATGTAATAGATATCAGCATATTAGGTTCAAGGCAATACGGAATTAGCTGTGAACCTAAACAGGAATCAAAAAAACAAGAATTTATATTTGAACCTTCTACTGCCGGAAAATATACCTTAAGATTTTGGGCCGGAAAGAATTCAGATAATACCGATAAATTTACTGAGGTTAATATAACTATTCCTGAAAATAATCAATTCATATATGGCTTTCTTCCCTCTACAAAAATAAATAGTACTGAAATAAACCCTGCGGGTAAAACCAGCAGGTTAATGGTAACTTACAAAACAACAAATACATGTCAGTCCTTCGACCAATTTCAGGTAGTTAAAAATGATAATAACATAATCGAATTAGGTGTGGTTGGTAAACAAAGAGGAGGAAATGATTGTAAGGAAAAGGAAGAAGAAAAAATACAAGAATATGCAATAACTCCGGCTAAAGCAGGAGAATACACT is a window of Elizabethkingia anophelis R26 DNA encoding:
- a CDS encoding SDR family oxidoreductase; amino-acid sequence: MSKNDLKNKVVLIAGGAKNLGGLLSRDFAAKGAKLAIHYNSDATKADAEKTLADVQAAGAEAFLFQGDLTKVENITKLFDETISRFGGVDIAINTVGMVLKKPFTETTEAEYDQMSDINSKVAYFFIQESGKKLNNNGKICTIVTSLLAAYTGLYSTYEGMKAPVEHFTRAASKEFGDRGISVTAVAPGPMDTPFFYGQESSDAVAYHKSASALGGLTDIKDIAPLVEFLVSDGWWITGQTIFANGGYTTR
- a CDS encoding RagB/SusD family nutrient uptake outer membrane protein → MKLYKKQLIYMAAIAALINVSSCKRDELLDRAPQDKLTEDVLFKTENDLKLYVNQFYTSLPVEFSDQDSQSDNQVPNSINSFLAGTDQIPGSGGGWSAGDWSGIRACNYFLRKNADPQLGQDIKNKYNAEVRFFRAMFYWDKVVRFGDVPIYETDLNETSPELYNPRDSHKKVMDFVLKDLDFAVANLAEPTAENRVHKYAALALKSRIALWEGTFRKYHSLGDAEVFLQAAADASLQVINSGKYDIYSTGKPDADYNSLFIQDDLSKNKESILSRIYITNISTTNYSRGAGNGNGYSKSLIESYLCKDGKPISVSPLYAGDDTPENEVKNRDPRYPQTIATPGFIITINENGSTAKLERPNIGTSATSTGYQVIKGRSSDVKLQNANQDNIDRFIFRYAEVLLNYAEAKAELGQLTQDILDMSVNKLRKRVGMPDMSLASLTADPNTPFPGISLPLQEIRRERRVELAGDGYRFKDLLRWRAGELINNPKTIMGMKLTDAYKATYPKDANGKSQVDNVLRDAQGYVRVYPNITARAWDNKMYLYPLPKDQLLLNKNFKQNPGW
- a CDS encoding SusC/RagA family TonB-linked outer membrane protein; the encoded protein is MKTLTCRASYSPGVAIAFFLCSFGGVQMLSAQQTPSKKEIQKKKDSTNKTKDIDEVVIVGYGKQKKVNLTGAVASVSAKQLESRPITNIGQGLQGLIPNLNITMAGGKPGQGSTFNIRGTTSINGGDPLILVDNVQMDPNLINPADVATVTVLKDAASTAIYGVRGAYGVVLITTKTGKKNARMAVSYNYDYTLSRPTKIFGTMNSVDYIKSHMEASATGAATGAGAASSPFTAEDLRRAEYYLQHPSPENAVYVDPGNPRLYRYTGNTDWVKALYPSWTPQMSHNLSLSGGSDKTTYYASLGYLDQAGTLEASKQKFQKYNVSFKLDSELAPWLDVNTRITFNRTDNNDPASVSYGSAELIKNDLRPLMPIKHPDGHYSGQGGFTNPLAILEYNGRNITKDNDIWLTGGINLKPMKHVNIIADYTWNNYTYNRTTNTKAFNEYGANGVLLGVYPWTTPARVTEENFNDRYQAINAYAQYENTFGGKHYVKAMVGYNQELKQFKGFNVSVKNLVNQDLPSINLNYDPNPIVGGGINDWAVAGSFSRINYVYDEKYLFEVNGRYDGTSRFARGHRYSFQPSASVGWRISKEAFFNPLKKVINELKVRASYGTSASQKLGRNRGDNNYPYLATMGVNLGSYIFGTEQKPYINAPGLVSSNFTWEKVTSQNIGVDFALLNNKLTGSFDYYIRDTKDMLYAGAAVPAVLGTGVPLQNSVDLRNRGFEASLVWKDRIGEDFRYSVTLGLSDYQARITKFGQNPNGNIGTYYVGQKLGEIWGYETDGYFKTDAEAQGWNQKFLFGGQWLAGDIKYKDLNGDGKIDQGDNTIYNSGDRRIIGNTTPRYQYSINLDFQYKNFDMTIFLQGVGKADWMPGGNAFWGYTSEWDVPTQAHVGQFWTPDNTNAYFPRLRFGGGGNFQTQTKYLQSAAYLRAKQITIGYTLPQEVLESIKLKHLRLYITGQNLFTFTSMFKNFDPEYLLSGATYPISKSISFGAQLRF
- a CDS encoding alpha-L-fucosidase, which produces MKLKTCITSLALLEGLVCISAQNAKIIPANTIAIAPTDSKELIIEKAAHVIPTKKQLDALRNEFIAFIHFGPNTFTRMEWGSGMEDPKIFDLKELDTDQWCKSLKGAGMKMVILTVKHHDGFVLWQSRYTDHGIMSTNFRNGKGDILRDLSKSCQKYGLKLGLYLSPADLYQIENPKGLYGNLSQYTKRTIPREVPGRPFSNKTKFEFEVDDYNEYFLNQLFEILTEYGPIHEVWFDGAHPKTKGGQKYNYEAWKKLIHTLAPRAVIFGQGDVRWCGNEAGVTRKTEWNVLPFNNKDLTEITGLTDWEEDNIGRRDRLYNGHFLHYQQAEVDTSIREGWFYRDDVYQKVRSADDVFDIYERSVGGNSTFILNVPPNRDGKFSDQDVKVLSETGKRIKETYSKDLLQGAKGPKQVLDHNDVTYSLLNNNQLIIETPTPVIFNRIMLQEAVSTHGERVESHAVDAWIDGEWKEIATATNIGYKRILRFSEVTTRKIRLRVLQDRGSVAISRIAAYYYKMRPPQLTILQDKTGKVSIDEKKQPFDWKNQDKKDVKDKDKDFNIYYTTDGSEPGINSLKYNGPFEKEQGTIKAVAILKGDRGAVQTEVVGIAKNKWKLAESKEGTKNHSAEAAFDANPKTFWQSENQNVPQNLSLDLGALYTLTGMAYTPQTAFGGGMMAKGIVEISADGKKWEAISAFEFGNLVNDPSKRSLYFKQAVKARYVRVTAQEITGNSQALTIAELDFF